One window of Trichoderma breve strain T069 chromosome 3, whole genome shotgun sequence genomic DNA carries:
- a CDS encoding pyridine nucleotide-disulfide oxidoreductase domain-containing protein yields the protein MDSTAEKVDVIVVGAGWNGLISAKTYLDFAPTTNLVIIDEQSSFGGVWATDKLYPGLYAQIKHGLFEYSFYPMKHEGITDDGYVSGETIHNYLTDFAQDYDLVRRTRLRTRVTRVIRLSSGGWRLEIEDKAPIECEKLIYASGATSHPVIPAWPRNNFTSTVIHSSEMGVHLEALGKINTATVIGGAKSAYDTVFFLLNAGKKVNWIIREDGSGPLAIMPPTLLGLRNTMDVVTTRFMALMGMTIMSTDGAGHQFFQRTLLGRGFVYIFWLIVNWIADRHAGYSKSENARKLRPGPEGNGIFWANAGLGAASVPLFWKTFHRGDCTVHRTDIASLDNGNVVNLKNGESFQTDYIVMCTGFDKSFQVFSEELQQELGFLPNPEEDEKWAKLGEEAEKTVDELLPYLKKSPFGEKNRHYRRLIVPKLAAQGDRSVTFPGFIHSIFTPTVSETQALWGTAFLLGLHDVPSQEEMEQEVAEWNTWTGKRYVAQGRKHAYAIYDFLPYIDTLLGDLGVKTYRKKGFFSGLFAPAYPSEYKGMQQEYLQSLGQRATPDYTASGSMTPVSAGSETPSVGPDGLSIVKQENGHTNSVKPLGFN from the exons ATGGACTCTACAGCGGAGAAAGTCGACGTTATTGTCGTTGGCGCTG GCTGGAATGGTCTAATTTCTGCGAAAACCTACCTCGACTTCGCGCCGACGACCAATCTTGTTATCATCGATGAGCAGAGCTCGTTCGGTGGTGTATGGGCAACCGATAAGCTTTACCCGGGTCTCTACGCACAAATCAAACATGGATTGTTCGAATATTCCTTCTATCCCATGAAACATGAAGGCATCACCGACGATGGATACGTTTCTGGCGAAACAATTCACAACTACTTGACCGATTTCGCCCAGGACTATGACCTTGTCCGCCGAACTCGTCTGCGAACTAGGGTGACTCGTGTTATTCGACTGTCGTCTGGCGGATGGCGTCTAGAGATTGAAGACAAAGCTCCCATCGAGTGCGAGAAGCTCATTTACGCCTCGGGAGCAACTTCACACCCTGTCATACCTGCTTGGCCGAGAAACAACTTTACCTCTACCGTAATCCATTCCTCCGAAATGGGTGTGCATCTTGAGGCGCTTGGAAAAATCAATACCGCCACTGTCATCGGAGGAGCAAAGTCAGCCTACGACACAGTCTTTTTCCTGCTGAATGCTGGCAAAAAAGTTAACTGGATTATCCGAGAAGATGGATCAGGACCTTTGGCCATCATGCCTCCAACTCTCCTCGGCCTTAGAAACACCATGGACGTGGTTACCACTAGATTCATGGCATTGATGGGCATGACTATTATGAGCACCGACGGTGCTGGTCACCAATTTTTCCAAAGGACTCTTCTGGGACGGGGATTTGTCTACATCTTCTGGCTAATCGTCAACTGGATTGCTGATCGACACGCCGGTTACTCCAAGTCCGAAAATGCCAGGAAACTTAGGCCCGGCCCCGAAGGAAACGGAATCTTCTGGGCGAACGCAGGTCTCGGCGCAGCCAGTGTTCCACTCTTCTGGAAGACTTTCCACCGTGGCGACTGCACCGTTCACAGGACAGATATCGCGTCACTTGATAACGGCAACGTTGTCAACCTGAAAAACGGCGAGAGCTTCCAGACGGATTACATTGTTATGTGCACTGGGTTCGACAAGTCATTCCAGGTTTTCAGCGAAGAGCTGCAACAAGAGCTTGGATTCCTGCCCAAccccgaagaagatgagaagtgGGCCAAGCTTGGTGAAGAGGCTGAAAAGACGGTTGATGAGCTTCTACCTTACCTCAAGAAGAGCCCCTTTGGcgagaagaa TCGACACTATCGCCGCCTTATTGTTCCTAAGCTcgctgctcaaggagatCGTTCAGTCACATTCCCTGGATTCATCCACTCCATTTTCACTCCCACAGTATCTGAGACACAAGCCCTCTGGGGCACCGCCTTCCTACTCGGCCTTCACGATGTCCCATCTCAGGAAGAAATGGAACAAGAAGTTGCTGAATGGAACACCTGGACCGGAAAGCGATATGTTGCTCAGGGCCGAAAACACGCCTATGCTATCTACGACTTCCTCCCA TACATTGACACTCTCCTCGGCGATCTTGGCGTCAAAACTTACCGCAAGAAGGGTTTCTTCTCAGGACTATTCGCACCCGCATACCCGAGCGAGTACAAGGGCATGCAGCAAGAATACCTTCAGTCATTGGGCCAAAGGGCAACCCCCGATTATACTGCTTCTGGTTCTATGACCCCTGTCTCCGCCGGGTCTGAGACACCCAGTGTTGGCCCTGATGGGCTTAGCATTGTGAAGCAAGAAAACGGCCACACCAACTCGGTTAAGCCTCTTGGATTTAACTGA
- a CDS encoding polyketide synthase dehydratase domain-containing protein, with protein sequence MPAVTRNASPSSQSSFDGLHNSDTSPSSAASSAGDDEYAAASFPDYAEKPLDEQLEPIAVVGMGCRLPGDVKSASEFWDLMMSKGTGNTPKVPSTRFNIDAHIHKNNDRPGSFGVLGGYFLKDDLADFDPGLFGITPVEAMWMDPQQRKLLEVVYEALESGGISLEKIAGTRTAVFAASFTADWQQMAFKEHSFRHSLAATGVDTGIISNRISHVFNLNGPSIMCNTACSSSVYALHNACNALRNKECEGAIVGGVNLIITVDQHMNTAKLGVLSPTSTCHTFDASADGYGRADAVGAVYLKRLSDAIRDGDPIRGVIRSSATNSNGKVPAAGITHPNRDGQAHVIAAAYKRGGDLDPRLTGYFECHGTGTAVGDPLEVNAVSIAMNQDRKPGEEPLWIGAVKTNIGHSEAASGLSALIKAIMIVERGVIPATRGLVNPSPAIKWDDWKVKVPTDAVPFPRHLPVRRVSINSFGYGGTNAHVIVEGTDSLTRNAPAYTFTDSWAQQPKTTGRRRALERNRPFLLPFSAHDKATVRRNIDAHGKVASKYSLLDLSYTLGNRRSNLASKGFAVASYNSLTKVFENVGENFTFADKKNIRSVGFVFTGQGAQWARMGADLMAYCPSFLRSIRALDLVLEELPDGPEWSIEDVLLEHAETSPISDAEFSQPLCTAIQIATVQLLRSWGVTPKVTVGHSSGEIAASYAAGLVSADEAIVAAYYRGKVARDVNTGGAMMAVGLGAEAVEKYLAEYQGKVVVACHNSPALVTLSGDGDALELVRAKLDADGVFARPVKTNGKAYHSHHMAPVAEKYEAMVRATKEKVKGSLPLATNAKMVSSVYNKILGDEDVVDETYWSANLRSPVLFDQAVTTILAAEEFSDVDLFIEIGPHSAMAGPIKQIKAAVKNDKIDYIPTLLRGKNCAEQLLKTAGELFLRSYPVNMEKISNAYVDQRGSNGKALKGQTIVDLPPYQWNYTRPFWAESRSSQEQRLPKYPRHDVLGQLVVGNSLAEPTWRNMLRIRDLPWLKHHHLGGESVFPAAGYFAMAIEAIRQINETSANPVNIESYVIRDVSIKTALVTPDDDDGIEVLFNMRPSIIGAGWWDWNVSSVDSERVKKDHMSGSISINTRPRGKTPRSVPHLPQRATGKAWNQALREVGFDYGPTFQDMDDIRFDGRNYQAASSTNIKQFVDETLGESRYILHPAVIDSTLQLAIAAIYAGRTNAMDCGVVPVQVDEVAIWPPTEEQLKVQKASAYATVHRRGLRTSESNVQMVAADGELIMELTNMRATAYEAAVPQKAESALEEAPYGEMSWELDVDAVENRAGLSAPELVNLALFKYPSYKSIELGAKNAAAILSQNPQASYTIVAVSEEEAETFKPIVAPYHNAKIVVVDPSQELEAQGLKKESFDILVAGGAVSLDSLLKAGATAIGAGVSVAKKAEEATKTDKHSVQLVYRTTQSSIVSPVRTALEALGWEVTLSSLEASLTSAVPEHVVVLADFEGPVLFTLKEQEFAAIQNIIAKTSNLLWVSTGAILEGKKPEYAMISGLARAITSEQASIDFRTLDVDLDNVKSEQTVKAITKIAQLQVAKAEELPEREFVLSNGKTYISRLVRTKGLNNVYTGANKAEDVKFTFGERIHGKALRNKVVFQKEDSAPEVKPGHVEVEVLSSGLTKEGVLVINGVDYATTFSHEIGGVVKRVGSGASGFQVGDKVVGFNIGRFDSYQQVPATLLHKVASGDDLTGIVSSLTAYAAALHGLQTLASVQDDENVLVLGNSGFAGAAAIKVAQLKGATVYAVAKTDDEAAFLEKQFGLKTENILRPSNGLVSEQLEKLTNGHGADVVFSAGSVDSNDAHEAWRTIASFGRFVDSGRKDNLSRSVLDGIPVQKSASYLPFDIIEALGSKPKLLARLLPAIVEIAKQPSAAPGATKAIELADLDKAVAAYSDAFGSVKSVVEYQASVTPIQTLPTRTKLQFNADSTYLLVGCLGGLGRSLTSWMMESGARRFTFLSRSGADQPSAAKLVADLEAAGAIVQVVRGDATSRDDVVRAVNGIPAENPIKGVVHAAMVLRDALFHSMTYEAWKQSTNPKVVGAQNLHSVLAETPLDFFVMTSSVSGILGTPGQGNYAAANAYLDSLARFRHTQSKAPATSVVLPMVLGVGVVAENVELEDALKRKGMYGVDEEHLLQSFEAAMISNTLETVPDHVVVGLDPALLQKAVNDAAAVDSFWLEDARFSHMVHDINSSADDAGAGAGGQSIVATIKAAETLAEAITAVNEHFVDKLARMLMLNPEDVDPENGSIASYGIDSMIGAELRNWIFKEYKMDVPFQQLLGPTLTICKFAAQVCAAQGREA encoded by the exons ATGCCTGCTGTTACTCGAAACGCTAGCCCTTCTTCCCAGTCGTCTTTCGACGGTCTGCACAACTCTGATACGTCCCCATCCAGCGCTGCCTCTTCCGCTGGCGATGACGAGTATGCTGCCGCCTCTTTCCCCGACTACGCTGAGAAGCCTCTCGATGAACAATTGGAGCCAATTGCTGTTGTTGGCATGG GTTGCCGTCTGCCCGGCGATGTCAAGTCTGCTTCCGAATTCTGGGACCTCATGATGAGCAAGGGCACTGGTAACACGCCCAAGGTCCCTTCGACTCGATTCAACATCGACGCCCACATCCACAAGAACAATGACCGACCTGGAAGCTTCGGTGTCCTTGGTGGATACTTCCTCAAGGATGATCTTGCGGACTTCGACCCCGGTTTGTTCGGTATCACCCCCGTCGAGGCCATGTGGATGGACCCTCAACAGCGAAAGCTGCTTGAGGTTGTCTACGAGGCTCTCGAGTCCGGTGGTATCTCCCTCGAGAAGATTGCTGGCACCCGAACTGCCGTCTTCGCCGCCAGCTTCACTGCTGATTGGCAGCAGATGGCCTTCAAGGAGCACTCTTTCCGTCACAGCTTGGCTGCCACCGGTGTCGACACTGGTATCATCAGCAACCGTATCAGCCACgtcttcaacctcaacgGTCCTAGCATCATGTGCAACACTGCTTGCTCATCTTCCGTCTACGCCCTCCACAACGCTTGCAACGCCCTCCGAAACAAGGAGTGTGAGGGTGCCATCGTTGGTGGTGTTAACCTGATTATCACCGTTGACCAGCACATGAACACTGCCAAGCTTGGTGTCTTGTCCCCCACTTCGACTTGCCACACCTTCGATGCCTCCGCTGATGGTTATGGCCGTGCTGATGCTGTCGGTGCCGTTTACCTCAAGCGTCTCTCGGATGCTATCCGTGATGGTGACCCAATCCGTGGTGTTATTCGATCCAGTGCTACCAACTCCAACGGCAAGGtccctgctgctggtatCACCCACCCCAACCGTGATGGTCAGGCTCATGTCATTGCCGCTGCCTACAAGCGCGGTGGTGATCTCGATCCCCGCCTGACTGGTTACTTTGAGTGCCACGGTACTGGTACCGCCGTCGGTGACCCTCTCGAGGTCAACGCCGTTTCCATTGCCATGAACCAGGACCGCAAGCCTGGTGAGGAGCCCCTCTGGATTGGTGCAGTCAAGACAAATATTGGCCACTCTGAAGCTGCCAGTGGTCTGTCTGccctcatcaaggccatcatgatTGTCGAGCGTGGTGTTATCCCCGCCACTCGCGGTCTTGTCAACCCCAGCCCTGCCATCAAGTGGGATGACTGGAAGGTCAAGGTCCCTACTGATGCCGTTCCCTTCCCTCGTCACCTCCCCGTCCGTCGTGTTTCCATCAATTCTTTCGGATACGGTGGTACCAACGCTCACGTTATCGTTGAGGGCACCGACTCTCTGACTCGCAACGCCCCTGCCTACACCTTCACAGACAGCTGGGCTCAGCAGCCAAAGACCACCGGTCGCCGCCGTGCTCTTGAGCGTAACCGCCCTTTCCTGCTGCCTTTCTCTGCTCACGACAAGGCCACTGTCCGCCGCAACATTGACGCCCACGGCAAGGTTGCTTCTAAGTACAGCCTGCTTGATCTCTCCTACACTCTGGGTAACCGCCGTAGCAACCTTGCCAGCAAGGGTTTCGCTGTCGCTAGTTACAACTCTCTGACCAAGGTCTTTGAGAATGTCGGCGAGAACTTCACCTTCGctgacaagaagaacatccGCTCTGTCGGTTTCGTCTTCACTGGTCAGGGTGCTCAGTGGGCTCGCATGGGTGCTGACTTGATGGCTTACTGCCCTTCATTCCTCCGCTCCATTCGTGCTCTTGACCTCGTCCTTGAGGAGCTCCCCGATGGCCCTGAGTGGTCCATTGAGGATGTTCTCCTGGAGCACGCCGAGACCTCCCCCATCAGCGATGCCGAGTTCTCTCAGCCCCTCTGCACTGCCATCCAGATCGCCACTGTTCAGCTGCTCCGATCTTGGGGTGTCACTCCCAAGGTCACCGTTGGTCACTCTTCTGGTGAGATTGCCGCTTCTTACGCTGCTGGCTTGGTCTCTGCCGATGAGgccattgttgctgcttACTACCGTGGTAAGGTTGCCCGTGATGTCAACACTGGCGGTGCCATGATGGCCGTTGGCCTCGGCGCCGAGGCTGTTGAGAAGTACCTGGCCGAGTACCAGGGCAAGGTTGTAGTTGCTTGTCACAACTCCCCTGCTCTTGTTACCCTGTCTGGTGACGGTGATGCTCTTGAGCTCGTCCGGGCCAAGCTTGACGCTGACGGTGTCTTTGCCCGTCCTGTCAAGACCAACGGCAAGGCCTACCACTCCCACCACATGGCTCCTGTCGCCGAGAAGTATGAGGCGATGGTCCGAGCCACCAAGGAGAAGGTCAAGGGCAGCCTTCCTCTGGCTACCAACGCCAAGATGGTCTCATCTGTTTACAACAAGATTCTCGGCGATGAGGACGTCGTTGACGAGACTTACTGGAGTGCCAACCTTCGCAGCCCTGTCCTGTTCGACCAGGCTGTCACCACCATCCTGGCTGCTGAGGAATTCTCCGATGTCGATCTGTTCATCGAGATTGGCCCTCACTCCGCCATGGCCGGTCCCATCAAGCAGATCAAGGCTGCTGTCAAGAACGACAAGATTGACTACATCCCTACTCTCTTGCGTGGCAAGAACTGTGCCGAGCAGCTCCTCAAGACTGCCGGTGAGCTCTTCCTCCGCAGCTACCCTGTGAACATGGAGAAGATCTCCAACGCCTACGTTGACCAGCGTGGTTCCAATGGAAAGGCCCTCAAGGGTCAAACCATTGTCGATCTCCCTCCCTACCAGTGGAACTACACTCGACCCTTCTGGGCCGAGAGCCGTAGCTCTCAGGAGCAGCGTCTGCCCAAGTACCCTCGTCACGATGTCCTCGGACAGCTTGTCGTTGGTAACTCGCTGGCTGAGCCCACTTGGCGCAACATGCTCCGTATCCGCGATCTGCCTTGGCtcaagcaccaccacctgGGTGGTGAGTCTGTCTTCCCTGCTGCCGGCTActtcgccatggccattgaAGCCATCCGCCAGATCAACGAGACGAGTGCCAACCCCGTCAACATTGAGAGCTATGTTATCCGCGATGTGTCTATCAAGACTGCGCTCGTGACCcctgatgatgatgatggcattgaagTCCTCTTCAACATGCGCCCATCCATCATCGGTGCTGGCTGGTGGGACTGGAACGTCTCATCTGTTGACTCTGAGCGTGTCAAGAAGGACCACATGtccggcagcatcagcatcaacactCGTCCTCGCGGCAAGACTCCTCGCTCTGTTCCTCATCTGCCTCAGCGTGCTACTGGCAAGGCTTGGAACCAAGCTCTGCGCGAGGTTGGCTTCGACTACGGCCCGACCTTCCAGGATATGGATGACATCCGCTTCGACGGCCGAAACTACCAGGCCGCCTCTTCAACCAACATCAAGCAGTTTGTTGACGAGACCCTGGGCGAGTCCCGATACATCCTTCACCCTGCTGTCATTGACTCTACTCTGCAGCTTGCCATCGCTGCCATTTACGCTGGTCGCACAAACGCCATGGACTGTGGTGTTGTGCCCGTTCAGGTTGATGAGGTCGCCATCTGGCCTCCCACCgaggagcagctcaaggTGCAGAAGGCTTCCGCCTATGCTACTGTCCACCGCCGTGGTCTCCGTACTTCGGAGAGTAACGTCCAGATGGTTGCTGCTGACGGTGAGCTGATCATGGAACTCACCAACATGCGCGCTACTGCCTACGAGGCTGCCGTTCCTCAGAAGGCTGAGAGTGCTCTTGAGGAGGCTCCTTACGGTGAGATGTCTTGGGAACTTGACGTCGACGCCGTCGAGAACCGAGCTGGCCTCAGCGCTCCTGAGCTGGTTAACCTTGCTCTCTTCAAGTACCCCAGCTACAAGTCCATTGAGCTGGGTGCTAAGAACGCTGCTGCCATCCTCAGCCAGAACCCCCAGGCCTCTTACACCATCGTCGCCGTctccgaggaggaggctgagactTTCAAGCCTATTGTTGCTCCTTACCACAACGCCAAGATCGTCGTTGTTGACCCCAGccaggagctcgaggcccAGGGTCTCAAGAAGGAGTCTTTCGATATCCTCGTGGCTGGTGGTGCCGTGTCCCTGGACAGCCTCCTGAAGGCCGGAGCTACTGCCATTGGCGCCGGTGTCTCTGTCGCCaagaaggctgaggaggccACCAAGACCGACAAGCACTCTGTGCAGCTGGTCTACCGCACTACCCAAAGCTCCATCGTCTCTCCTGTGCGAACTGCCCTCGAGGCTCTTGGCTGGGAGGTCACTCTCTCCAGCCTTGAGGCTTCCCTGACCTCTGCTGTTCCTGAGCACGTCGTCGTCCTGGCTGACTTTGAGGGCCCTGTTCTGTTCACCCTCAAGGAGCAGGAGTTTGCTGCTATCCAGAACATCATTGCTAAGACCTCTAACCTTCTCTGGGTCAGCACTGGTGCTATTCTCGAGGGTAAGAAGCCCGAGTACGCCATGATCTCTGGTCTTGCTCGTGCCATTACCTCCGAGCAGGCTTCCATCGACTTCCGCACCCTTGACGTCGATCTCGACAACGTCAAGTCCGAGCAGACTgtcaaggccatcaccaagattGCCCAGCTTCAagtggccaaggctgaggagcttCCTGAGCGCGAGTTTGTCCTGTCCAACGGCAAGACTTACATCAGCCGACTTGTCCGCACCAAGGGCCTGAACAACGTCTACACTGGCGCCAACAAGGCTGAGGATGTCAAGTTCACCTTTGGTGAGCGCATCCACGGCAAGGCTCTCCGCAACAAGGTCGTCTTCCAGAAGGAGGACTCCGCCCCTGAGGTCAAGCCTGGCCACGTCGAGGTTGAGGTTCTGAGCAGCGGTCTCACCAAGGAGGGCGTTCTCGTCATCAACGGTGTCGACTATGCCACCACTTTCAGCCACGAGATTGGCGGTGTTGTCAAGCGTGTTGGATCCGGCGCCTCTGGCTTCCAGGTTGGTGACAAGGTTGTTGGATTCAACATTGGCCGCTTCGACAGCTACCAGCAAGTCCCGGCTACGCTGCTTCACAAGGTTGCCAGCGGTGATGATCTCACTGGCATTGTCAGCAGCCTGACTGCTTATGCCGCTGCTCTGCACGGACTCCAGACTCTTGCCTCCGTTCAGGACGACGAGAACGTTCTCGTCCTGGGCAACTCTGGTTTCGCtggtgccgccgccatcaaggttGCTCAGCTCAAGGGCGCCACCGTCTACGCTGTGGCCAAGactgatgacgaggctgccttcttggagaagcagTTCGGCCTCAAGACTGAGAACATCCTCCGTCCTTCCAACGGCCTGGTTTctgagcagctcgagaagctcaccAATGGCCACGGTGCCGATGTTGTCTTCAGCGCTGGCAGCGTTGACTCCAACGATGCTCACGAGGCATGGCGTACCATTGCTTCATTTGGTCGCTTCGTTGACAGCGGTCGCAAGGATAACCTCAGCCGCAGCGTCCTTGACGGTATCCCCGTCCAGAAGAGCGCCAGCTACCTTCCCTTCGACATCATCGAGGCTCTGGGCTCTAAGCCTAAGCTTCTGGCTAGACTCCTGCCTGCCATCGTTGAGATTGCTAAGCAGCCTTCTGCCGCTCCTGGCGCTACCAAGGCCATCGAGCTGGCTGACCTTGACAAGGCTGTCGCTGCTTACTCCGATGCCTTTGGCTCAGTCAAGTCTGTTGTCGAGTACCAGGCCTCTGTGACGCCCATCCAGACTCTGCCTACCCGCACCAAGCTTCAGTTCAACGCTGACTCTACCTACCTGCTTGTCGGATGCTTGGGTGGTCTCGGTCGTAGCTTGACCTCGTGGATGATGGAATCTGGAGCTCGCCGCTTCACTTTCCTCTCCCGATCTGGTGCGGACCAACCCTCCGCTGCCAAGCTGGTCGCCGACCTTGAGGCCGCTGGAGCTATCGTCCAGGTTGTCCGCGGTGACGCCACTTCTCGCGATGATGTTGTCCGTGCTGTCAACGGCATCCCTGCCGAGAACCCTATCAAGGGTGTTGTCCATGCTGCCATGGTTCTGAGA GATGCTCTCTTCCACTCCATGACCTACGAGGCCTGGAAGCAGTCTACTAACCCCAAGGTTGTCGGTGCCCAGAACCTTCACTCCGTTCTGGCCGAGACTCCTCTTGACTTCTTTGTCATGACTTCTTCCGTCTCAGGTATCCTGGGTACTCCCGGCCAGGGCAACtatgctgctgccaacgccTACCTCGACTCCCTTGCCCGCTTCCGCCACACCCAATCCAAGGCTCCCGCCACCTCCGTTGTCCTGCCTATGGTTCTCGGTGTTGGTGTCGTTGCTGAGaatgttgagcttgaggatGCCCTTAAGCGCAAGGGTATGTacggtgttgatgaggaGCACCTTCTCCAGTCCTTCGAGGCTGCCATGATCTCCAACACTCTGGAGACTGTTCCTGACCACGTTGTTGTCGGTCTTGACCCAGCTCTGCTGCAGAAGGCTGTCAAcgatgccgctgctgtgGACAGCTTCTGGCTCGAGGACGCCCGCTTCAGCCACATGGTCCACGACATTAACTCCTCCGCCGATGACGCCGGTGCTGGTGCCGGTGGCCAGAGCATTGTTGCTaccatcaaggccgccgagaCCCTCGCTGAGGCTATCACTGCTGTCAACGAGCACTTTGTTGACAAGCTGGCTCgcatgctcatgctcaaCCCTGAAGATGTCGACCCTGAGAACGGTTCCATTGCCTCTTATGGTATCGACTCCATGATTGGTGCTGAGCTGCGAAACTGGATCTTCAAGGAGTACAAGATGGACGTGCccttccagcagctgcttggaCCTACTCTGACCATCTGCAAGTTTGCCGCCCAGGTCTGCGCTGCTCAGGGACGTGAGGCGTAA
- a CDS encoding FAD binding domain-containing protein gives MALQSALLMGLAAVGSASYIPATPAPANCRVLPGDSDWPATSQWNALNKTIHGRLIAAVPQASACHDAPFNNYNATFCAQIQAGWNETKLYHIDSPAEFLNMYFENYTCDPFTPRSKPCGLGNYASYIINVTGAADVQAGISFAKQHNVRLNIKNTGHDYLGKSTGKGGLTFWTHNLKSTQYIPKYSSSHYNGPALKLGAGVEGFEAYLAAYNSGNQIVGGSCPTVGISGGYSQGGGHSMLMPAFGLAADNVLEWEVVTADGSHLIATPTQNSDLYWAISGGGGGTFGVVLSMTSRVHKDGIVGGASLVFDDSKVGNDVFWEAIGAFHTLLPNLVDTGNGATYVLTPHEFLTLAFTMPGKDLDGVNALMKPFLDDLTSRGIEYQYAPRVSASYYDHVSFYLGPLPEGTSDYAPFTGSRIMPRDLLLDPKQNPIIMNALRNATMTEGYAPFPCQAFNVSYQAHPDNAVHPAWRTGLSVCLTPGDWDPTAPPAAMQARQDYAANVLQPMIDAVTPGGGVYLNEANYKQHNWQEAFHGSNYPKLLSIKKKYDPNSLFYANTAVGSEAWTVDGNNRLCRA, from the exons ATGGCTTTACAATCAGCCCTCCTCATGGGTCTGGCCGCCGTGGGAAGCGCCAGCTACATTCCTGCAACTCCTGCTCCTGCCAACTGCAGAGTTCTTCCTGGAGATTCTGACTGGCCTGCGACTTCTCAGTGGAATGCTCTCAACAAGACCATCCATGGACGCTTGATCGCGGCGGTGCCTCAGGCCAGTGCTTGCCACGATGCGCCGTTCAACAACTACAACGCTACATTCTGCGCACAGATTCAAGCCGGATGGAACGAGACCAAGTTGTACCA CATCGATTCGCCCGCCGAGTTCTTGAACATGTACTTTGAGAACTATACTTGCGACCCGTTCACTCCTCGGTCCAAGCCTTGTGGTCTGGGTAACTACGCCAGCTACATTATCAACGTCACTGGAGCTGCCGATGTCCAGGCTGGTATCAGCTTTGCCAAGCAGCACAATGTTCGCTTGAACATCAAGAACACTGGTCACGA CTACTTGGGAAAGAGCACCGGTAAGGGCGGTTTGACCTTCTGGACTCACAACCTCAAGTCCACCCAGTATATCCCCAAGTACAGCTCTTCTCACTACAACGGCCCTGCTCTAAAGCTTGGCGCTGGTGTCGAGGGTTTCGAGGCTTACCTTGCTGCTTACAACTCCGGAAACCAAATCGTTGGTGGATCTTGCCCTACAGTCGGTATCTCTGGTGGTTACAGCCAGGGTGGTGGTCACTCTATGCTTATGCCCGCTTTTGGCCTCGCTGCTGATAACGTTCTCGAGTGGGAGGTCGTCACTGCTGATGGTAGCCATCTGATTGCCACTCCTACCCAGAACTCTGATCTCTACTGGGCTATtagcggtggtggtggcggcacTTTTGGTGTTGTCTTGTCCATGACCAGCCGAGTTCACAAGGACGGTATTGTTGGCGGTGCTTCTCTCGTTTTCGACGACAGCAAGGTTGGCAATGACGTTTTCTGGGAGGCTATTGGCGCTTTCCACACTCTTCTGCCCAACCTTGTCGACACCGGTAACGGTGCCACTTACGTTCTTACTCCTCACGAGTTCCTTACTCTGGCTTTCACCATGCCCGGCAAGGATCTTGACGGTGTCAACGCTCTGATGAAGCCATTCCTTGATGATCTTACCAGCCGCGGCATTGAGTACCAATATGCTCCTCGTGTTTCTGCCAGCTACTACGATCACGTCTCCTTCTACCTTGGACCCCTGCCTGAGGGTACCTCCGACTACGCTCCCTTCACCGGTAGCCGAATCATGCCCCGAgatctcctcctcgacccCAAGCAGAACCCCATCATCATGAACGCCCTTCGCAATGCCACCATGACCGAGGGCTATGCACCTTTCCCCTGCCAGGCTTTTAACGTCTCTTACCAGGCTCACCCCGACAACGCTGTTCACCCCGCCTGGAGAACTGGTTTGTCTGTGTGCTTGACTCCTGGTGACTGGGATCCTACTGCTCCTCCCGCTGCCATGCAGGCTCGTCAGGACTATGCCGCCAACGTTCTGCAGCccatgattgatgctgtcacCCCTGGTGGTGGTGTCTACCTCAACGAGGCCAACTACAAGCAGCACAACTGGCAGGAGGCCTTCCACGGCTCTAACTACCCCAAGCTTCTCTCAATCAAGAAGAAGTACGACCCTAACTCCCTTTTCTATGCCAACACTGCTGTCGGCAGTGAGGCCTGGACTGTGGACGGCAACAACAGACTTTGCCGCGCCTAA